One genomic window of Bradyrhizobium sp. B124 includes the following:
- a CDS encoding tail fiber protein codes for MTLYKWSRVAASDATADSSINWQEGQAPSSVNDSARAMMAATAKYRDDIAGAIVTSGSSTSYLLSSYQQFDSFTSMNGAMIAFTPHITNGGITVINVDGLGTRPLRTAPGVELLAGVIIQGTPYTATYNNSDGVWYLQGFFGNPYNVPLGAGMDYWLLTAPNSSFVFPIGQAISRTTYATLFAAIGTTYGVGDGSTTFNLPDKRGRTSVAADASAGRISGAVFNSVLPGGVGGIESQTLTTSQIPAGLSVSVTGTFSGNSTQSGGGFVLANNVSSAVAGGAAGALATPINFVSNIPVSGTISGSGTASGSGGSHPNVQPSIVCNYILRIL; via the coding sequence ATGACTCTCTACAAGTGGTCGCGGGTCGCGGCCTCGGACGCGACCGCCGACAGCTCGATCAATTGGCAGGAGGGGCAGGCGCCTTCGAGCGTCAACGACTCCGCCCGCGCAATGATGGCGGCCACCGCAAAGTATCGCGACGATATCGCCGGCGCGATCGTCACAAGCGGATCGAGCACATCTTATTTGCTTTCAAGCTATCAGCAATTCGACAGCTTCACGAGCATGAACGGGGCGATGATCGCGTTCACACCGCACATAACGAACGGCGGAATAACCGTCATCAACGTGGATGGGCTCGGTACCCGTCCGCTAAGAACCGCGCCCGGTGTGGAACTGCTGGCCGGAGTTATCATCCAGGGCACGCCTTACACGGCGACCTACAATAACTCCGACGGAGTGTGGTACCTGCAAGGCTTTTTTGGCAATCCGTACAACGTGCCGCTTGGAGCTGGAATGGATTATTGGCTCCTGACCGCGCCGAACAGCTCTTTCGTGTTCCCGATCGGTCAAGCGATTTCGCGCACGACTTATGCGACGTTGTTCGCCGCGATAGGGACGACGTATGGCGTTGGTGATGGTTCGACCACGTTCAACTTGCCTGACAAGCGGGGCCGCACCTCAGTAGCGGCGGATGCGAGCGCTGGGCGTATTAGTGGAGCCGTCTTTAACTCGGTGTTACCGGGCGGCGTCGGCGGTATCGAAAGTCAGACGCTGACGACTTCACAGATTCCAGCTGGCCTCTCGGTCTCTGTCACGGGCACATTCTCCGGCAATTCGACCCAGTCGGGCGGTGGATTTGTACTCGCCAACAACGTTTCGTCCGCCGTCGCCGGTGGTGCTGCCGGCGCATTGGCGACACCCATCAACTTTGTTTCAAACATTCCGGTGTCGGGCACGATTTCTGGCTCCGGTACTGCGTCGGGCAGCGGCGGTTCGCATCCGAACGTCCAGCCGTCGATCGTGTGCAACTACATCCTGAGGATACTCTGA
- a CDS encoding tetratricopeptide repeat protein, translating into MLVVTGPPNSFHDVDEWIKRLRRTRPLSQVIHAVADSLTTAQGDNYRFLGGELVLLLREAGQHLDALLILDELLQRYPTDVRSAIGKANIYFYSLNQAEQALTWIDVALGRANRTLFFRREALGEKARILLTLGRGEELSDVLEEIMSVQIVAGTPDIGRERDFVDRAPPGFIRKNVLDRYNEFCPKRAGGGSAEEPPPLGRPDRGR; encoded by the coding sequence GTGCTTGTGGTGACTGGACCGCCGAATTCATTTCATGACGTGGATGAGTGGATCAAGCGCCTGCGGCGTACGAGACCGCTCAGCCAGGTCATTCACGCCGTCGCGGATAGTTTGACGACGGCGCAAGGCGATAATTATCGTTTCTTAGGTGGTGAGTTGGTGCTGCTGCTGCGCGAAGCTGGACAACATCTGGATGCGTTGCTGATCCTTGACGAGCTTTTGCAGCGTTACCCGACTGATGTTCGTTCTGCAATCGGCAAGGCGAATATCTACTTCTACTCTCTCAATCAAGCCGAACAAGCCCTGACTTGGATCGATGTCGCCTTGGGGCGAGCGAATCGAACCCTCTTTTTTCGAAGAGAAGCGCTTGGCGAAAAGGCTCGAATACTCCTAACGCTGGGGCGGGGCGAGGAGCTGTCAGATGTGCTTGAAGAAATCATGTCTGTGCAAATAGTGGCGGGCACGCCAGACATCGGTCGCGAACGAGACTTCGTTGATCGCGCGCCACCGGGATTCATTCGGAAAAATGTTCTCGATCGCTACAACGAATTTTGTCCAAAGCGCGCGGGAGGTGGCTCAGCTGAGGAGCCTCCGCCACTCGGGCGGCCGGACCGCGGAAGGTGA
- a CDS encoding tail fiber domain-containing protein has translation MGGQSSSTQTQQSQTTPWVAAQPMLQSILGQLGTGLNNTGLTTAETGALNTLQSNAAAGNPYAGQIGGYAQSLLNGGGANAQAGNLQDNLATLQRQLTPYANGSMVGNNPALAAQLAQIQSDVGNSINSQFAAAGRDLSGANQMAYGRGVAAAAAPVIAAQYNQDVTNQLNAANALYGAGNTTANTLSGMQQSYLANQGQGVTAAQSALDAQNYGANATLAAEAQRRGIPVQALSLLAQIGVPIAQLGQQSNGTTNTTQQMSGAQQFGAIANGIGSLFKFTPSDMRLKEDIAAVGMLFDGTPVYGYRYKGAPAYHIGLMAQDVERTAPHAVLDINGFKAVDYRAATETSRKLGEVR, from the coding sequence ATGGGCGGACAATCGTCATCGACCCAGACCCAGCAATCGCAGACGACGCCCTGGGTGGCTGCACAGCCGATGTTGCAGAGTATCCTCGGCCAGCTAGGCACGGGCCTGAACAACACAGGGCTGACGACAGCGGAGACCGGCGCGCTCAACACGCTGCAGAGCAACGCCGCGGCAGGCAATCCATACGCGGGGCAGATCGGGGGGTATGCGCAATCGCTTTTGAACGGCGGTGGCGCCAATGCGCAGGCCGGAAACTTGCAGGACAATCTTGCCACGCTACAACGGCAACTGACGCCCTATGCCAACGGCAGTATGGTCGGAAATAATCCGGCACTTGCGGCCCAGCTGGCGCAGATCCAGAGCGATGTTGGCAACAGCATCAATTCGCAGTTTGCTGCGGCCGGCCGCGACCTCAGCGGAGCCAACCAGATGGCTTATGGCCGCGGGGTCGCTGCGGCCGCAGCTCCGGTGATCGCCGCACAGTACAACCAGGATGTGACCAACCAGCTCAATGCCGCAAATGCGCTCTACGGCGCCGGCAACACCACCGCGAATACGTTGAGCGGCATGCAGCAGAGCTATCTCGCCAATCAGGGGCAGGGCGTCACGGCGGCGCAATCCGCGCTAGACGCGCAGAACTACGGCGCCAACGCTACGCTGGCCGCGGAGGCGCAACGGCGCGGAATTCCGGTGCAAGCGCTGAGCTTGCTTGCGCAGATCGGCGTGCCGATCGCGCAACTCGGCCAGCAGAGCAATGGGACGACGAACACCACCCAGCAGATGTCCGGGGCGCAGCAGTTCGGGGCGATCGCCAACGGCATCGGAAGCCTGTTCAAGTTCACGCCGTCTGACATGCGGCTGAAGGAGGATATCGCGGCTGTCGGCATGCTGTTCGATGGCACGCCGGTCTATGGCTATCGCTACAAGGGAGCGCCCGCTTACCACATCGGCCTGATGGCGCAGGACGTGGAACGGACCGCACCGCATGCCGTCCTCGACATCAACGGCTTTAAGGCTGTCGACTATCGCGCGGCGACTGAGACGTCTCGCAAGCTCGGTGAGGTCCGCTGA